A single Oncorhynchus nerka isolate Pitt River linkage group LG10, Oner_Uvic_2.0, whole genome shotgun sequence DNA region contains:
- the LOC115135837 gene encoding solute carrier family 12 member 9-like, producing the protein MSNEHTPLLAHGVCGLSADNAVCGIGASEGTGEASTPNAVPRKLNTFFGVMVPTVLSMFSIVLFLRTGFVVGHAGLLQGLVMLLVAYTIISLTILSICAISTNGAVQGGGAYFMISRSLGPEFGGSIGLMFFLAKVCACGVYVLGLVEALLDIFGQDPASSSAFRVLPQGYWYTVLYSSIVLLLVLMVCLVGAHIFARTSFLILLVVTISLLSIYISPLALTTPLKFLITHQGPGNQTLTYNASYTGFNGTTLKDNLGSGYTVDYSTGKVMSFATVFAVMFTSCTGIMAGANMSGELKNPSAAIPKGTIIAVLYTFIVYVLLFILASSTCERTLLAQDYGFFQRINIWPPFVTIGIYCSALSAAMCSLIGASRILHALALDQLFGFPLAPAAITSSSGNPWVAVLYTWGLAQCVVFAGQLNAIAGLVTVFYLLAYAAVDLACLALEWASAPNFRPTFQVFSWHTCLLGILSCLVMMFVINPVYSSASIVLLLMLLLFLHYRSPTSSWGYISQALIFHQVRKYLLMLDVRKDHVKFWRPQVLLMVANPRSSCQLINFVNQLKKGGLFVLGHVKLGDLDTLPSDPVQQQYNFWLSLVDKLGVKAFVDLTLSPSVRQGTQHLLRITGLGGMKPNTLVLGFYDSCTPEDYFLQDPAFCESKGSGGDDFGVDLPSLQAHFPPVRHVESPRWLTSEEYVGIISDAIKMSKNVCLGRYFFQLQGEGMGTKMDGAARIIDVWPLNLLQPSSTSAASVDVCSLFLLQMACVLNMASRWRHARMRIFLCVEAESSDQGWVVKEETYRELLRKLRIRASIKIVPWDSVVQLYGQKQTQDPGLEDLTKPAQALSEDFQSAVNRMLMEHSAEAAVRFLYLPRPPAHSSQSHTYLSQLEAVTYGLGPTLLIHGLTPVTCTEL; encoded by the exons ATGTCTAATGAACACACACCCCTCCTCGCCCATGGGGTATGTGGTCTGTCAGCAGACAATGCAGTGTGTGGCATAGGGGCGTCAGAGGGCACTGGGGAGGCCAGCACTCCTAATGCTGTACCTCGAAAGCTCAACACCTTCTTCGGGGTGATGGTGCCCACTGTCCTCTCCATGTTTAGCATTGTCCTCTTCCTCAGAACTG GGTTTGTGGTTGGTCATGCGGGGCTCTTGCAGGGTCTTGTGATGCTGCTTGTAGCCTACACCATTATCTCCCTCACCATCTTGTCCATCTGTGCTATTTCCACCAACGGTGCTGTGCAGGGAGGTGGGGCCTATT TCATGATTAGTCGATCTTTGGGCCCAGAGTTTGGAGGAAGCATTGGCCTCATGTTCTTCCTGGCCAAAGTGTGTGCATGTGGAGTGTATGTGCTTGGTCTGGTAGAGGCACTACTTGACATATTTGGTCAGGATCCAG CGTCCTCCTCTGCGTTTCGAGTGCTTCCCCAGGGCTACTGGTACACAGTGCTGTACTCTTCCATAGTTCTCCTGCTGGTTCTGATGGTGTGCCTAGTAGGCGCCCACATCTTCGCCCGCACCTCCTTCCTCATCCTGCTGGTGGTGACCATCTCCCTTCTGTCCATCTACATCAGCCCCCTGGCGCTGACCACGCCCCTAAAGTTCCTCATCACCCACCAGGGCCCTGGCAACCAGACCCTCACCTACAATGCCAGCTACACAGGCTTCAACGGCACCACGCTGAAGGACAACCTGGGCT CGGGCTACACTGTGGACTACAGCACTGGTAAAGTCATGTCATTCGCCACCGTGTTCGCTGTCATGTTCACCAGCTGCACCGGAATCATGGCCGGAGCCAACATGTCAG GAGAGCTGAAGAACCCCAGTGCTGCCATTCCCAAAGGCACCATTATTGCAGTCCTCTACACCTTCATAGTCTATGTCCTGCTCTTCATCCTGGCCAGCTCAACATGTGAAAG GACCCTGTTGGCTCAGGATTACGGGTTCTTCCAGCGTATAAACATCTGGCCTCCATTTGTCACCATCGGGATCTATTGTTCTGCCCTGTCAGCAGCCATGTGCTCTCTGATTGGGGCGTCCCGGATCCTCCACGCCCTCGCACTGGACCAACTCTTTG GTTTTCCATTGGCTCCTGCTGCTATCACATCCAGCTCAGGCAACCCATGGGTGGCAGTGCTCTACACCTGGGGGTTGGCACAG tgtgtggtgtttgCAGGCCAGCTTAATGCCATAGCTGGCCTGGTGACAGTATTCTACCTGCTGGCCTATGCTGCTGTCGACCTGGCCTGTCTGGCTCTGGAGTGGGCATCGGCCCCCAACTTCAG GCCCACTTTCCAGGTGTTCTCCTGGCACACATGTCTGCTGGGCATCCTAAGCTGTCTGGTGATGATGTTCGTCATTAACCCGGTCTACTCCTCAGCCAGCATCGTCCTCCTCTTAATGCTGTTGCTTTTCCTGCACTACAGATCACCAACCAGCAGCTGGGGATACATCAGCCAGGCTCTCATCTTTCATCAG GTGCGTAAGTATCTGCTGATGCTGGACGTGAGGAAGGACCATGTGAAGTTCTGGAGGCCCCAGGTGTTGTTGATGGTGGCCAACCCTCGCTCCTCCTGCCAGCTCATCAACTTTGTCAACCAGTTGAAGAAGGGCGGGCTGTTTGTTCTGGGACACGTGAAGCTGGGAGATCTGG ACACCCTGCCCTCTGACCCTGTCCAGCAGCAGTATAACTTCTGGCTGAGTCTGGTGGATAAGCTGGGGGTGAAGGCCTTCGTGGATCTGACTCTGTCCCCCTCTGTGAGGCAGGGAACACAGCATCTGCTCCGTATCACCGGCCTGG GCGGCATGAAGCCCAACACTCTGGTCTTGGGGTTCTACGACAGTTGCACCCCTGAGGACTACTTCCTCCAAGACCCTGCCTTCTGTGAGTCAAAAGGGTCTGGAGGGGATGATTTTGGGGTGGATCTGCCCTCTCTGCAAGCCCACTTCCCCCCGGTCCGCCATGTGGAGAGCCCACGCTGGCTCACGTCAGAGGAGTATGTGGGAATCATCTCGGATGCCATCAAGATGAGTAAGAACGTGTGTCTGGGCCGCTATTTCTTCCAGCTGCAGGGAGAGGGCATGGGGACCAAGATGGACGGGGCCGCAAGGATCATTGACGTGTGGCCCCTCAACCTGCTGCAGCCGAGCAGCACGTCTGCAGCCTCCGTGGACGTGTGCAGTCTCTTCCTGCTGCAGATGGCGTGTGTTCTCAACATGGCCAGCAGATGGCGCCATGCCAGAATGAGAATTTTCCTGTGTGTGGAGGCAGAGTCCAGCGACCAGGGTTGGGTGGTTAAAGAGGAGACCTACCGGGAGCTGTTGAGGAAGCTGAGGATCAGGGCCTCCATCAAGATAGTGCCCTGGGACTCTGTGGTGCAGCTCTAcggacagaaacagacacaggaCCCAGGGCTGGAGGACCTGACGAAGCCGGCCCAGGCCCTTTCAGAGGACTTCCAGTCTGCAGTCAACAGGATGCTGATggagcacagtgctgaggctGCTGTCCGCTTCCTGTATTTACCACGCCCCCCTGCTCACTCCAGCCAATCACACACATATCTCAGTCAGCTGGAAGCTGTGACTTATGGTTTAGGCCCAACCCTCTTGATTCATGGTCTCACCCCAGTCACGTGCACTGAGCTTTGA
- the LOC115136463 gene encoding zinc finger protein 467-like: MSLTMEASVSFLQYELASTIERAVRCAVETVLKETARVVGIKMTAARTAAAESHRENQSLRERLELSEGELNAVRYYMTAAENNIKQCLLLNHNHPRSGTLGPGTGSPSSMLNRGTTRVPKSFRASSTRSQFSKSLPSVGLCLPTVQHEWPRSSSSLRGIRTSSSTVSCSNSSQTSKVPQVEVESSPQHTEEDTEDQFYITDDGVVEKEYKVRASGLEDSRRIPHEQEGDTVAVEVPHRTSITNFEFEMGPSHPAGNVNDLGLIQVLDEVQEVKGTVKIENDPELPSMLESHLPESSQLPPQMPTHIDNHDNDGNFMGFVPPIVEGPGLVGAFEVRRESSDKVHRCNVCGRGFRRFYCLKTHQRIHTGERPYPCRYCEKRFRHLDSLHKHQRIHTGERPYRCAQCGCCFRELGQLKKHRLTHSPSPTTPNPSLSLLQAGPSYTWPHHHSQSLDS; the protein is encoded by the exons ATGAGTCTGACGATGGAGGCCAGTGTCTCTTTCCTCCAATATGAACTTGCATCGACCATCGAACGGGCAGTAAGGTGTGCTGTTGAAACCGTTTTAAAGGAAACTGCCAGGGTAGTCGGCATCAAAATGACCGCAGCTCGGACTGCTGCTGCTGAGTCTCATCGTGAGAACCAAAGTTTGAGAGAGAGACTTGAGCTATCGGAGGGTGAACTCAACGCTGTACGGTACTACATGACAGCAGCCGAGAACAACATCAAACAGTGTTTACTCCTTAATCACAACCATCCTAGATCAGGTACATTAGGTCCTGGTACGGGGAGTCCATCCAGCATGCTGAACAGGGGCACGACCCGTGTGCCCAAGTCGTTTCGAGCCTCATCCACACGATCCCAGTTTTCGAAGTCACTCCCTAGTGTAGGTCTTTGCTTACCAACAGTGCAGCATGAATGGCCCAGGAGCAGCTCAAGCTTGAGAGGAATACGGacatcctcctccactgtctcttgcTCCAATTCTTCACAAACATCCAAAGTGCCACAAGTAGAGGTTGAAAGCTCACCTCAACACACTGAGGAGGATACAGAGGATCAATTCTACATCACGGATGATGGAGTTGTAGAGAAAG AGTACAAAGTCAGGGCAAGTGGATTAGAGGACTCTAGAAGAATTCCACACGAGCAGGAGGGGGATACAGTGGCAGTAGAGGTCCCTCACAGAACCTCTATTACCAACTTTGAATTTGAGATGGGTCCGAGTCACCCAGCAGGCAATGTGAATGACCTGGGCCTGATCCAGGTGCTGGATGAGGTGCAAGAAGTCAAAGGAACAGTTAAAATTGAAAACGACCCTGAGTTACCTAGTATGCTGGAGTCACACCTCCCTGAATCATCACAACTGCCGCCACAGATGCCAACTCACATCGATAACCATGACAATGATGGTAACTTCATGGGCTTTGTCCCACCTATTGTAGAAGGCCCTGGTCTTGTTGGGGCTTTTGAAGTCAGAAGGGAGAGCTCAGATAAGGTGCATCGTTGCAACGTGTGTGGCCGGGGCTTCCGTCGCTTCTACTGTCTGAAGACACACCAGCGCATTCACACGGGTGAGAGGCCATATCCTTGCAGGTATTGCGAGAAGCGTTTCCGCCACCTGGACAGTCTGCATAAGCACCAGCGCATCCACACTGGGGAGAGGCCCTACCGCTGTGCCCAGTGTGGCTGCTGTTTCAGGGAGCTGGGCCAGCTCAAGAAGCACAGGCTGACCCACTCACCTTCTCCCACCACACCCAACCCATCACTGTCTTTACTTCAAGCAGGGCCATCCTACACATGGCCACACCACCACTCACAGTCCCTGGATTCCTGA
- the LOC115135838 gene encoding very-long-chain 3-oxoacyl-CoA reductase-B-like — protein MDTVSDSMLVRGLVFIGGFTVLYYMLKWSWICWCGFRVYVLSKVWQTDLKAYGQWAVVTGATAGIGKAYANELARRGLDIVLVSRSKDKLHIVAKEIESQHGRQTQIIQTDFTEGHDIYPAIAEALRDLDIGILVNNVGINYSDKLVHFLDIPNPEQRITHVINCNILSVTQMTRLVLPRMVSRGNGLIINMSSEAGAQPQPMLSLYSATKIFVTYFSRSLNSEYKSQGITVQCVAPFMVSTNMTHNLPPNLLLKSASAFAREALNTVGHSSYTSGCVSHALQNIALSIFFPDWLRLSSYCVKQTEKFAQSMEKKIDEMTELSASKED, from the exons atggatactgtatcagactcGATGCTTGTGAGGGGATTGGTGTTCATAGGTGGCTTCACAGTGCTGTATTACATGCTCAAATGGTCCTGGATTTGCTGGTGTGGATTCAGAGTATATGTGCTGTCAAAAGTTTGGCAAACTGATTTAAAGGCATATGGACAATGGGCAG TTGTCACAGGGGCTACCGCAGGGATTGGCAAAGCTTATGCAAATGAG TTGGCCAGAAGAGGTCTGGACATTGTACTGGTCAGCCGGTCAAAAGATAAACTCCACATTGTCGCCAAGGAGATTG AGAGCCAACATGGACGCCAGACCCAGATCATCCAGACAGACTTCACAGAGGGCCATGACATCTACCCTGCTATAGCTGAGGCACTACGGGACCTGGACATAGGCATCCTGG TTAACAATGTAGGCATAAACTATTCTGACAAGTTGGTACATTTCCTGGACATTCCCAACCCTGAGCAG AGAATCACCCATGTGATCAACTGTAACATCCTCTCTGTCACCCAG ATGACCAGACTGGTTCTCCCACGCATGGTTTCAAG AGGGAACGGTCTGATCATCAACATGTCTTCAGAGGCAGGTGCTCAACCACAACCCATGCTGTCTCTCTACTCCGCCACCAAG ATTTTTGTGACATATTTTTCCAGATCTCTGAATTCAGAGTACAAGTCACAGGGAATAACAGTTCAG TGTGTAGCTCCCTTTATGGTGTCCACTAACATGACCCACAACTTGCCCCCCAACCTGTTGTTGAAGAGTGCAAGTGCTTTTGCCCGTGAAGCTCTGAACACAGTGGGTCACTCTAGCTACACCAGCGGCTGTGTCTCTCACGCTCTTCAA AACATTGCTCTGTCCATTTTCTTCCCTGATTGGCTACGCCTTTCATCCTACTGTGTGAAGCAGACAGAGAAATTTGCACAGAGCATGGAGAAGAAAATTGATGAAATGACAGAACTTTCGGCAAGCAAAGAGGACTAA